CGAGTCTCGAAAATTGAGGATCAATATTGTACTAGTTAGTCTTAGGATTAGGGGTGGATTAGCTCAACTGGACCATGCTTGTCTCCACACCTCAAATCCTTGATGCTCAATTGGAGCTCAATCGAGAATTGAGTTTCCCATCCGAGATTTGAATTGAATAGAAAAATCGAAATGCTCCTATCCGGTTGAGCTAAGCTAAGTTACAATTAAGTAATGTGTGTTGTGTGGCTCCTAGGATCGTCGCCCTTTTTCTATGActattaaaacattttaaaggAATACATACGAGTCCGATTAAGTTCTCACGAGCACATCAAATCCAATATTGCTGAATTCGCGTATGAGTTTAAATggtaagatagcaaacactggAAAGCGATCACTATTTATAGGTTTAATGGATATATTTGGCAAAATTCTAGTTGTCCCATTATCAATTATTTTCCTCTTGAATGAATTCGGcaaaacattacttattgtatTTATTGAATCTTTTACTTAATTGAGCCTTTCAAATAAATGCGAATGAAAGTTATTGAATTATTTGCTTTGGACCTCATTGTGCCCtcatgattttgttcttttaggTTTCGTCCAAAAAACACGTATATACAAATAGAGAATCCAAAATCTTATAGGCCGGTGCAAGACTTTTTTTAGgagatgtgggacaagagacacGCCCCTAAATCTAGGACTGAGGTATGAATGTACCACCatcccttctccccctccccgtGCACTGCCACCTAGACAgccacactctccacctcttaggAGTGTAGTGTCCTCCTTGTGACGCCACGTGCGGTCGGGGATTGTCTCTGATATCACCTATAAtgccgtcacactctccactGATGTCACTGTGGCCCCCACACGTGGGCACAACGTCCTTGCTATGCATAGCAATTTTAGGTTATAGAAGTTCAGCAAGAGGTGTGTCATTAAGCAAGAGATTTTCAGAAGTCTGAGAAGTCGAAGAACTATTCCCATAAGTCTTTATAGCTAgtcttttcagaaaaaaaatatgCTCTTCCAATCTGTAATCATCAGTCTAATTGGAACTTCATTACGAAGCCATTTGACTGAATTGTAAGACATATAGATAACATATAGAAAGCTTAAAACCTCCATTCATCAAAATGGATAAAATATCCCAATCAATGACCTGCTTTTCTTGTATCTACTTATATTTGTATTCTTTCATGCTCTCAGCATTAAATTGTCCAAAACCATGGTGCTCCGGTATTCCCGTTTGATAAAGAAGGCTCCAATTTGCCAAAAATATAGTTAAAATTAGCAGGAAGTATTTCATGGGACAAACTATCAAATACCACCCTACTTAAAAACCCAGGCTTCTAAAACTCTATTATCATACTTCCGcatgtttttcaattttagacAGCCCAAAAATTCCCAtcttttttgatgaattttgcctTTAAAGTCCAGCGGTCATGCAAAGTTATCACAGAATGAATAAATTTTAccacagggagagagagagagagagagagtgatgaaACCAGCTGATAAAAAATGCGATCAAACCCAGCTCGCAGCATACGACGCCACGCCGCAGGGATCCCCACGAAAgcagaaagagaaaagaatcgGATCGTTCACCTCGGCGAAAGAAGTGGCGAAAGCGCTGCTGGCCAAGGTTCCGGCCAAGGAGATGTTGGACCTGGATTTGCCATCGGCCACCATCTTTCCGCGGACCCCCCCACCACCCCGGATCGACGCGCGGGCAACGCGACGGAAGAGGAGAGAATCGGAGGCGCGTACCGAAGCgaaagagggggagagggagaggggagcTCGCAATGCGAAATGGGTCTGCGTTTATataggcggaggaggaggggcgCCGGGCATGGAAAATGCGAAGCTCGAATCCAGCCCAGCAGAGGCACATGCAGCAACCCAATGAACGATGGCTACggtagagatagagagagagagagagagagagagagagagagagggaatatCGAAAAGAGGAACCAAAAgcaggaagaaaagaaagaaatgggaaaTGGGAAATGGTGCAAAATGACTCGACactctttcctctgttttcctctgtttctgCTCTGCTTCGTCAGCTTCTCTCTTTACGTTTTCTTTCTCGTTTTTCACCCGGATCGACCGCCTCCCCCTGGCTGTTTACCCAAAATCCATGGTTCAATTCAAGTCATGACAATCAATCACGGGCAATGTATTGTTAAAGCTCATGCGCAATTCATCTCAGATCCTCGGTGCTCAATCCTAGCTCGCCCGAGAACAATCAAAATACCGTCATCCATTTGATTGAGCTCGGCTCGATTACAATCAAATAAAGTGTGCTGCGTGGTTCCGGGGATTTTTGCCCCTTTTCTACAActactaaaacattttaaaGAAATACAGAGAAGTTTGATTAAGTTCCCATGAGCACGTCAAATGGAGTATTGCTGAGCTCGAGTAGGAGTTCGACATAATGAGATACTTATGTTACTCGAGCAAACATAGAAAAATTATCATGATCTATAGGTTTGATGGATATATTTGGCAAGATTTTAGGtgtcataaattatttttcctcttgAATGAATTCCCCGAGACATTACTTACTTACCATGGTTATAAAATCTTTTACCTAATCAAAAGCCTTGCAAATAAAAGCTAATGAAAGTTATTGAACATGATTAATTCATTAAGTGCAGAGAAAAATCCTTAATTAGATCTTTATGATTTCGATAAGAGAAATAATTACGTGATAATCTTGAATGTACTATGAAAATAATAGTTTATTATgaactataaaaaattaaatcataaataattataaattattataagatTACTTTTTAAAGAATTTATGATTTACAATATAACGTTATTCTCACAATATTCCAAGCACTATTATACTAGTAAAACTCATTTGAGAATTCCTCTCgtttcatttttgttggatttaAATATACATTGCCCACGACTAGCTCGTGGCGCCGCGTAATAGGTGAGCTGGTTCGAATCGAAGTCGTCGTTTTTAAGGATAATCACTGGAACTGCTGACTCGTCTGCACCGTGGATGGATGGTCACGTTGACCAattcgatttatttttatttttttgaggtaagaaaatcaaatcattccGACAGAAAATGACGACCTTCGGAGTGGGGACACCAGATATACCAACGAAATAGAGCTTGAATTATTTGcccaagaatatatatatatatatatatatatatatatatatatatatatgcgggaatatatatattttagagtAGAGAGAGATAGTTATTCCACGGGAAGCATGAATTCAACTCTCTCTTGGaatatttgccttttttttttttttttttttttttttgagtataTCACAAATGAGATAGGACAAAGGagttagttaattaattaagggAAGCACGCTCGAGTACACAAGATTAGACAAGAGTTTATGGAGCCGAATATGTTATAGTTTCAAGAGGGGACGATTTTAAGAATCATCAAATTAGGTTATAAGCCACTCGGTTTGCTTGAAAGAAAGCTGAAAGCTCGTTATTGAAGGGTAAAGCTCTCGAGAGATGTGCAAGATAGCATGACGGATTGAGGTGGGTTGGAGCCCCATGTTGAATATTGATGCTTAGAATATTTGCCTAAATTAAGTCAAATTACAATATTCCTGTAGATGCATTGTAGGAAGACTGATTCCCTCGCCTTTCTTTTCTTAGGATCTATTTCTTTGTACTTCAAGATAAGCAAAAcatattttttgacttttcctttccaaattATAGAAGAGCCAAGATGTGTTACctataagaaataaaaatcagtCTAGACTGATTCTTAATCCTAGTGCTGCCACTTGCCATGACTGTCTAGTTTACTTTGGACTTTCAATACAGTGGTGTTGAGTAGTTATAGTTGAAATGAATATTTGATAGTGGGCGTGAGATCTTTAAAATACGTTCGAAGGAGATCACTTGCAGTACTGTCCCTCCCCAAACTTTTACTtcgaaaaagcaaaaagaagagagtCGAAAATGCTTGTCTTGACGTTACTTCGGTGAGGCAAGACCCCAAAAACTTGTTCGATATGAATCTATACCAAAACCCTAATGAGGGCATCCTTATAGATTCTTGCAGCCACGAGGCCAAGCAGCAGCTCAAGTTGGACATTGAAGAGGATTCTAATATTCACTTGGCAACCGATTCTTTACTTAATCGCGACGcttgtctaatttttttttatcagctAGACAATGATTGGAGGCAACTAGAAATCCCCATGCACTACTTGTTCATGTACACTTTGAAATTCTCCAATTACATAGAACTCCCTCAAATTTCACTCATGATCTTAGTAACGAATGCTTTTGACTTATACTCTTTAGAAAttgtgaagtttttttttttttttttttgatggcTATGTTGGCTTACAATCAATGGATTCTATAggttaataattttttcgaGTTGCATTTTGAGTTTTGATGTTGAAGTCTTAATTTCTTAAGAGGCAGCAAGTAAAGTATTTTGAGAGCATTCATTAACAATTGTagctttaaaaataattaatgctCTTGCCCATGCTTCGCTTGAGTTCATCTCTAAGATTTATACAAAAATTGCTAATTATTAAAGAAAACTCATAATTCTAAATTCCACAAATCATGATATGATTAGACGTGTTAATAAATTTCTCTCTACCTCATAAATATCGTAGATAGTCAATCTTATCGCATATATAAATGCgataaatttcaaaagattttactCTAGTTCTCAATTTCTTGGCAGATTACTTGAACCttctatttggaaaaaaaataaaaattcattccaCTAGATTTACTGCACAATCATTTAGTTATCAGGTTTCCTTAGCAGAAACCTTGTAACTTGGACAATACTTTTCTGTGTAAGAAACATTGCATTTCCTGCACATAGGGCACTAAAGCGGAAAGGAATGTGGCATCCGCATGGACCACTTTGTCGAATGCAATAGCTGGTGGTCTGGTGGATGATGAGCATCGGGTACCAGTGGAATCCtctctcatgtgcatgtcacaaatcatctaattatcCAAAGATCTTAACTCAATCGTCCAAAATGGTTAACTCGCTCTTTTATCAAAGCGTTCCATGGTCTCTTAAGATTGTaacaattttatcataatttctACACACAATATCCTTATAAGAAAATAATCGAAATATTTTCAATAGATAActgatttcctttttcttttgcataggTAAAACAGGAACTTTTATCTAGGAATGAAGAAGCACCTCCACTATCAAAAGCTGTAATCTTCTTGCGGGGATGTCTTTTTGTTGCTTTACAAAAAAGTTTCTACATAAAAGGTGAAATGATAGGATCACTGCCATTGACAACATGGTAATATTGCTCACGACAAGTTGAAATCTGCATCAACCTTTTCGGATATAAAGTCGAAGCACCAACTTTATCTCTGAGCATGCGAAGAAAAGGTTGATGAAATGCTTTCTACATTGCGTTCACGGCGTTGAATACAAGTGGTATCGTCCAATTTGCTTTGTACCGTTCGCATCGTGCTCACAGGATATGGACATGCATAAAACAAGGCCAATCAGTGAAGTCGGGGAATCAATATAGGTGAGAAAAACACAACCGAAATCACCAACTATATCACCCTCTTGGCTTCCCTCCACcatcatattcttcttctttcccccaGTTCATAAAGGGCCAACGACATCATATTCCATATCCTACACAAAGCTGCCATTCGTGGATTCATTTATCATCCCACACTGAAAAGCTTCACCGTCATTTCAGCAAAAACCTATACAATACCAACCTTAATTTACTATGAATGCATTGATCAGATACAATGaaacatatttttttcctttgcttatTTAGCTACGATAGTAACGTGCCTTCAACAACACTATGCCACCACAAAGGCAGTAGATGAACCGGCGAAATGCTGGATGTTCCCAAACAGCGACTTTGCAGCACCAAAGTGTCGGATTCTGTAAACTCCTGGAACAACTGAAGTAGGGACCCTCCATTCTATAGTTGCATGGCTCCTAGGGCTCAGTTTCACAGGCCTTGACCATATGAACCTCAAGCAGAAATCGTCGTCATCGTAGGCTGGGATCCATGCCTTCTGATCCTGAAGAAACTCTACCAGTGCGAAAGTGCCCTCAGTCATCAGGTCATTTCTAGGACAAGCAGACCAAAAAGTGACTCTTACTAAATCTCCTCTTTGAAGGTGGAATTCAGGGGGATATCAGCCTTAACGTCTCCAAAGTTCACACCGGGAGGCGTTGCATCCAAGATAACTGGGGGGAGCAAACTTATTTGCCTGTCAAGGAGATCCGGTGGTTCCGGACCTGGTTCCATGGTTTTGTCAGTGGTGAGAGCTTCGACTAATTTCTTGAACTCCTGAATGTAGGCACTGTGAGTGTGGGGACCGTAAAGAGTAGAGGCGCCCTGGTGAGAATCAACAGCTACATCTATAAGTCAAGGTGGACGTGGAAACCAAAGATTCACATCCACTATCAAACAGTCAAGTGGACAAAATGCTACTGATCTGAAAGGTAAAGCCAAGCTGAAGGAGCTCTCCCAAACAGTATCATTGCTAAATTTTACCTCACATTTCCAAGAGATAGGCCCATCCTCAAACTAAAATGATGACATTAATTCATCCTCCTACCGACAAAAGCAATTCCCTATTTAGGGAATTTAGGCTAACATTATGAATATGTggccaaacaaaaagaaaacataatgaCTAACTGATAGAACAGTCATGTAACTTGTAAAGGCTTCTTCATTTATGTATTTCAACTCAATATATGACCAAAGCAGGTGTAGGTATTGGCATGTCCAGACAACCAGGGCATCTGAATGGTTCATGCAGGCACCTTTACACAATTAACTTACCTGACATCAGGAGTGGGGGAAAAAAACTAATGAGACACTGATGGAAGCCCTAATGGGGCAGTTGAATCCGCACATGTGGCAGAGGGCACATATTACAAAGAGAGCAATCAGCTAGGAGTATCCATGTAGCTCCCTTGCACCTTATACAAAAAGGCTTACGTACTGCTCGATGTATCAGACATAAACAACTTAAAGAAGTTAAAAAGATATCTCAAAACGGCATTTTTGATGATCATTAGGACAGCAATTTATGCTGCTTAATCCCACAATACTCATGCAGTGTATTTACAGTTTATCACTTGGGAAAACCAATGCCCTAATGTGGGAAAAGATAAGTTTGCAGGGTAGAAGTTTGGTGGCACAATATGAAGTTAGACTGAATATCTAGGTTTGTTCATGGCAGTCCAAGCCATGGACAGAAAGACTGCTCTCCACCAgtcaagaaatcaaaaaaatgcagaacaaatCGCGGCCTatgcttaatttttttggtcactGACGGTTTCAGATTCAAAAACATTGTACAGTATTCACTTATGAATCAATGAATTACCGAGGCAACCGACATCTGTGATACACACTGCAAATTCCCCTGATAATGAACCACTTGTACAAATGATGAACTTGGCAATCGCACAAATATACGAAATAATGCTCTAACGAAGATGCTAATATGACCTGAATCAATAGTAAACAGAGGAAGGAAGATTCAGACCTCGTATCTCTGCACTTGATATTCCTCAAATGTGGTAACATACTGAGAATAAGTGTTGGAAAGCCCTGCGATGACGACATGGACATTACTATCAAACTTGTCCGCTCTAGAAGCAAGCACCATCTTGACAGCATCGCGCAGGCGTCTACCAGCCATAGTTGTGAACTCTGCAAGTGCAAGCAACATAAGCATTGGTGGGCGAAATAAGACACAAACCATGATAAACCGTGGGAAATCATCAAGTAATCCCAGTCATCCGTTAAATATACATCATTTTGTTCAATTATATGAGCTTTCTATCTGAGCACCAAACAATTTGTCCAGCCGCAGTTCATGTGCTTCCCTAAATGCTCCAACATATATTGACAGAGGAACAATTAAACAATTTAACGAGACAAGAAAAAGCAACTATCAGGGGCAGGAAGCACTTTTGTTGGTACCTGCAGGTGCGGCAAGAAGTACTAGTTGCCCTATTTGCAGAGTCTGTAGAGGAAGTATTGAAGGCTGCAGTTTGGATAAAACAATTTATGTTAGAACACCAATCAGGCATTGCTGGTAGTTTCAAATGCTGAATAATCTACAGCTAGGACTCCCTTACATTAACTATTGTCTAACGGAAGTTGCTGAATTTCAATTTCTAAGTGAATATTTACACATCTTACTAAACGATACTGTTCCATGAACTCTTCTCCACTTACCGCCCAGTCATATGGTTCCTTCATTTCTCCAGTGTCAAGTAGAATAGGCTTTGGATGCTGACAGTCAATCTGCTCCTGACCAGGTGTTTTCAACAAATCCCTTACCAGCCTCCAAAAGGGATTACCCTGGAAGAGAATCCAACAAGAAACCACTACTGGTTAGGTAAATCAGCCATTAAAAGCTGCTGATGGCAATTGTTAATGCAGGCAATGGAGAGATTTGACCAGCCTTATCATCGCCTTGCTTGAAATCAAAAGCTCCAGGGCCATCAGTTGTTCCAGCAGCAAAAGCAAAGCCCATTGCGGCAGGACATGTTTTAACCACCTGAGTGCCTCCACCAGGTTTAGGAACTGTAACCTCAATGTTAGAGAAATCCACATGAGCATGCTTATATCTGATCTGCCCTATCAGCTGCTCCGACGCTTCATCAAAGAGTTCTGCAGCCTTTTCAAATTGCCTTTCTCCTATTATGCGTGTGCTCTCAAATTCATCAGGATATCTTCCAAATAAACATGGAACAGATTAAGACTCTTACAAACTGAAAGTCATTTGTACATGCTTCCAGGAAGAGGAATCGTACATACCCTGGCCCCCGTCCATAGCACAACTCGTTCTTTCCATTGCAAGTGCTATGATTGAATTCACAAGGCAGTCCAGAGTCGATGCAAAATGAACCAAGAATGTTCGGGCTAACATCGCCACAATTTGTTTGACAGAATGCAGAGACAAACTTTGGCCTATCATCCTTCCTTGAGGCACTCCTCACTCTCCTTGTGTCACGCAACGATCTCATTATAGGTCTTCGTCGAGAAGAGTGGAGCGAACCAGCAAGCGTCTTCTTCATATCTGCATTAATAGGTAAGTTTTGCATTCACTGACCCAAGCAACATCTGTTCTCTGGATAAACTCTCTAATTTTTAGGAGGTAATTGATAATCCATATTTATCAGCGGATATCaaggcacatcattttggagatatGTGGTTAAGATGCCAATGACCAGAAGAATTTACTTCATGAGATGCAAGGCACTGAAAAAAATTCACACATCATTCTGTTCGCAAGTTTCCCGTTACATCAAGGGAATCCACATCCAAAGGTGATGTTAAATTTGAAACTTTCTCACTTTAAGGTCCATCTTagtttcaatatttaatttttttaagcaaaGGGTAGCTAAGAAGTCAGGCATTTAGGAGAATGATGAAGCTTTGGGAGCGTATAATGCAATTCTCCCCTTGATTCTGTTATGGAGTCAACTAGACTGGGTTTGTGTGGTTTAAAATAAGCTAACACCTTCCACATACTACTTACTAAactttcaaatgcaatttttccaaGTAATTGGATATTTAAGCCGTACATACAAACATTAGTCAAGATTTCTGTCCTGCACCAGTGATCCCTACAATTATCCTCACCTGTCATTTCGGTCAATATGCTCAAAAAAGCATCCTTTTATGATATGGGAGGACATTTTATTCggtctgaaaaaaaaaaaaaaaaaaagaactacaGTGCCACTTGTGGATGAGCATAAAACACATAAAGAACCTTTTACCTTAGAAAATTATAAGATTCTCCAGtaacttaaattttaaatatttcacagcacccgattggctggatttctTCTTTATTACCTAGAAGATACcatatttgttgcataaaattatTTCTCGCCACAGTGGCATTGGATGACAAGGACTGGCCCTTCCTTAGAGTTCCAAAATGCGGTCTTGAACAATGTGACCAagatctttaccaaaaaaaaaaaaaaaaaaaaaaacaatgtgacCAAGATATATAATTCAACATGCAGAGGTCTTCAACTTACGTGTTTGGTCAGAAAAGAGGCATGAGACTCTTCTAGGTATCCTATCTGTTCTAGAGTCATTAAGACGTGCACCTCCAAAGCCTTTCAAAGAATTATTCTTC
The sequence above is drawn from the Eucalyptus grandis isolate ANBG69807.140 chromosome 11, ASM1654582v1, whole genome shotgun sequence genome and encodes:
- the LOC104426397 gene encoding LOW QUALITY PROTEIN: neutral ceramidase 2 (The sequence of the model RefSeq protein was modified relative to this genomic sequence to represent the inferred CDS: inserted 1 base in 1 codon); amino-acid sequence: MATSFFVKRFSMTRWFLFLVALFQNIKGNFSDSNYLIGLGSYDITGPAADVNMMGYANMDQIASGLHFRLRARTFIVAEPQGNRVAFVNLDACMASQIVTNKVLERLKARYGNLYTEENVAISGIHTHAGPGGYLQYIVYIVTSLGFVRQSFDALVDGIEKSIIQAHENLRPGSIFVNRGELLDAGVNRSPSAYLNNPEAERKKYEYNVDKEMTLIKFVDDEWGPVGSFNWFATHGTSMSRTNSLISGDNKGAAARFMEDWFEKNNSLKGFGGARLNDSRTDRIPRRVSCLFSDQTHMKKTLAGSLHSSRRRPIMRSLRDTRRVRSASRKDDRPKFVSAFCQTNCGDVSPNILGSFCIDSGLPCEFNHSTCNGKNELCYGRGPGYPDEFESTRIIGERQFEKAAELFDEASEQLIGQIRYKHAHVDFSNIEVTVPKPGGGTQVVKTCPAAMGFAFAAGTTDGPGAFDFKQGDDKGNPFWRLVRDLLKTPGQEQIDCQHPKPILLDTGEMKEPYDWAPSILPLQTLQIGQLVLLAAPAEFTTMAGRRLRDAVKMVLASRADKFDSNVHVVIAGLSNTYSQYVTTFEEYQVQRYEGASTLYGPHTHSAYIQEFKKLVEALTTDKTMEPGPEPPDLLDRQISLLPPVILDATPPGVNFGDVKADIPLNXHLQRGDLVRVTFWSACPRNDLMTEGTFALVEFLQDQKAWIPAYDDDDFCLRFIWSRPVKLSPRSHATIEWRVPTSVVPGVYRIRHFGAAKSLFGNIQHFAGSSTAFVVA